The Apium graveolens cultivar Ventura chromosome 3, ASM990537v1, whole genome shotgun sequence sequence TCTGTTCTGTGCTGGTGCTCTCATTAATGGTCTTGCTCAGAATATTGTCATGCTCATTGTTGGCAGGATTTTACTTGGTTTCGGTATTGGATTCGGAAATCAGGTATCATTATATGCTTTTAATTTACAAAGTCATACATTACTTATAAAATACTCCATTGAAGCATCTCTGTTGTTCAGCCTCTAGCAGCATACCCAGTTATTGTGTTCACTCGTGTTAGCACAGcctataattaatttaaataagtaTATTTAACTAGGAGTACTTAATAAGCATGAAAACAGAAAAAAGCAATACATTCGTGAATAATATTTGTATATTTCTCAAACGTTAAATTGTTTTCGTCCTCCATAATCATCCCAGTTATTCACCAGGCTCAGTATCAGATACTGTTCTTACTGATTTGTATGCATATGATTGTTGAAATCCAAACCCTGAAAATTTTGAAGATAACTCCGTAAATACATATCACTTAGGGTGTATTGAGTATCAGAAAATCCTTATATGAGGAGGGGCACGATTCCTTAGGACACACGCTTCACCCGAGCACTCTCTTAACCTTCTTATTCAACTGATAATTTGAATAATTTGTCTCTGATTTTGTATTGATCCCCTTGTTTGTTAGTTTGTTTATTGAATTACTACTTAAATTGATAATTTGTTATAAGTCTCATACAAGTTGTTCAAATATTTATTTAACTGCTGTTGTCGCTTATACATTTGATGTCATTATTCTGCTAACAAGTTTGCTACAAGTTTTGAGGTGTTGATGCGTATTAGTATTTGCTTGAATGATTTATCGAAATCCTGAGTATTGTTAATCAGTGTACATTATAGTTATTAACAAATCTGTTTAAACGTTGTTTGTTTGTCTTGTTCTCTGCTATTTGCTTTAAGTTAGTCATGTTAATTATTCAAGTTTTTATAATGTTATTACGTTGTTTTGTAACTACAGGCAGTGCCACTCTACCTATCCGAAATGGCACCGTCCAAGTACAGAGGAGCCCTCAATTTTTGCTTTCAATTATCAATCACTCTAGGTATCCTCATAGCAAATCTTGTGAACTATTGGTTTGCACAGATTGAAGGAGGTTGGGGATGGCGTTTGAGTTTAGGAGGAGCGATTGTTCCTGCTCTGTTCATGATTGTTGGATCATTGTTTCTCCCTGAAACTCCTAACTCATTGATTGAAATGGGGAAGCAAGATCAGGCTAAAGCAGAATTACTGAAAATTCGTGGTGTCGATAATGTTGACGAGGAGTTTGAAGATCTTGTTGCAGCGAGTGAAGCATCTAAGAAAGTGGAGCATCCTTGGAGAAATCTCTTGCAACGAAAGTATAGGCCACACCTTGTAATGGCTATACTTATTCCATTCTTTCAGCAAATTACTGGCATTAATGTTATCATGTTCTATGCCCCGGTTCTGTTTAGAACTATTGGTTTCGGGAGTAGCGCCTCTCTTACATCTGCTGTCATCACTGGTTTAGTAAACGTGATTGCGACTTTTGTGGCTATATATGTTGTTGATAAGTTCGGCCGGAAAGTTCTTTTCTATGAAGGAGGTATTCAGATGATTATATGTCAGGTATACATATTCAATTCAATAAACTATATGCTATTTTTTATGTTTCGTGGACTTAGCCCTACGTATTTTGAGATGCAAGCTCTTACTTTATTTTGTATGTATTTTTTTTTGACAGATTATTGTTGCAATCCTTATTGGCAAAGAATTTGGAATATCCGGCGACAGTGATAATTTATCCAAGGGGTATGCTATTGCTATTGTTGCTTTCATATGCATGTATGTGGCTGGATTTGCCTGGTCGTGGGGGCCTCTAGGCTGGTTAGTACCAAGTGAGATTTTTCCCCTCGAAATTCGATCGGCCGCACAAAGTATTACAGTTTCAGTGAACATGTTTTTCACATTTGTCATTGCTCAACTCTTTTTGAT is a genomic window containing:
- the LOC141711809 gene encoding sugar carrier protein C-like, which gives rise to MAGGGAVSSSNGKVYPGKLTTRVVVACIVAAMGGMIFGYDLGVSGGVTSMDSFLEQFFPSVYRKQMADDSTNQYCKFDSQILTTFTSSLYVAALLSSLFVASWVTRRLGRKLSMLAGGILFCAGALINGLAQNIVMLIVGRILLGFGIGFGNQAVPLYLSEMAPSKYRGALNFCFQLSITLGILIANLVNYWFAQIEGGWGWRLSLGGAIVPALFMIVGSLFLPETPNSLIEMGKQDQAKAELLKIRGVDNVDEEFEDLVAASEASKKVEHPWRNLLQRKYRPHLVMAILIPFFQQITGINVIMFYAPVLFRTIGFGSSASLTSAVITGLVNVIATFVAIYVVDKFGRKVLFYEGGIQMIICQIIVAILIGKEFGISGDSDNLSKGYAIAIVAFICMYVAGFAWSWGPLGWLVPSEIFPLEIRSAAQSITVSVNMFFTFVIAQLFLMMLCRMKFGLFVFFAFCVVVMTVFVHYLLPETKGIPIEDMAMVWKSHAFWKSFVNDDVDDEKPKKCSP